A genomic segment from Nitrosopumilus sp. K4 encodes:
- a CDS encoding prohibitin family protein, translated as MSKYQSPQISVNMNAAKALVIGIMILIVIGVVAFASVKIVDAGHRGVLLHWNAVDLTQPPLDEGLHFVVPFQDEVVDIEVRTLKYASDARSASRDLQTVETTVTVNYHPDKERVHTLYKNLGLDYESRVIQPAIEETVKQVTAKYNAEELITKRPLVKQDIEVAITERLDRFNVVTEVISITDFEFSPLFAQAIESKVEAEQNALRAENDLRRIEVEAKQREANAIGLANANIAEAKGEAEAIAIINNALAENPNYLEWLKTQAWDGKLPLVVGEGGTPFIQIPVSP; from the coding sequence TTGTCAAAATATCAATCCCCTCAAATTAGTGTTAACATGAATGCAGCAAAAGCACTTGTAATAGGAATTATGATTTTAATTGTAATTGGAGTGGTGGCTTTTGCTTCAGTAAAGATAGTTGATGCAGGACACAGAGGAGTTCTTTTGCACTGGAATGCAGTGGATCTTACTCAACCTCCCCTTGATGAAGGATTGCATTTTGTAGTTCCCTTTCAAGATGAAGTGGTTGACATTGAAGTTCGTACTCTCAAATATGCAAGTGATGCTCGCAGTGCATCAAGAGATTTGCAGACAGTTGAGACAACAGTTACAGTCAACTATCATCCCGATAAAGAAAGAGTACACACACTCTACAAGAATTTAGGACTGGATTATGAAAGCAGAGTAATTCAGCCTGCAATTGAGGAGACAGTAAAACAAGTCACTGCAAAGTACAATGCTGAGGAATTAATTACAAAAAGGCCTCTTGTCAAACAAGATATTGAAGTTGCAATCACAGAAAGATTAGACCGATTTAATGTGGTAACAGAAGTTATCTCAATTACTGATTTTGAATTCTCACCGTTATTTGCTCAAGCCATCGAGTCCAAAGTAGAGGCAGAGCAAAACGCACTTCGAGCCGAGAATGATTTGAGACGAATTGAAGTTGAAGCAAAACAAAGAGAGGCAAATGCAATTGGTCTAGCAAATGCAAACATTGCTGAAGCCAAGGGTGAGGCTGAAGCAATAGCAATTATCAACAATGCTTTGGCAGAGAATCCGAATTATCTTGAATGGTTAAAGACACAAGCATGGGATGGTAAATTGCCACTAGTAGTGGGCGAAGGTGGCACACCTTTCATTCAGATACCTGTATCTCCATAG
- a CDS encoding EVE domain-containing protein yields MVNYWLAKQEPSGPRGYPFEQLKKDKKTVWDGVHNNLALKHINNMKKGDLCIFYHTGTERQAVGIMEIITNPYPNPKEENKRFVVVDVKYKKPLKRPVTLDEMKKEKKFKDWELLRISRLSVMPVPKPIWDEILKKSQN; encoded by the coding sequence ATGGTAAATTACTGGCTTGCAAAACAAGAGCCATCAGGACCAAGAGGCTATCCATTTGAACAGCTAAAAAAAGACAAGAAAACTGTCTGGGATGGAGTCCACAATAACTTGGCACTAAAGCACATAAACAACATGAAAAAAGGCGATCTCTGCATATTCTATCATACTGGAACTGAGCGCCAGGCAGTAGGAATTATGGAAATTATTACAAATCCATACCCAAATCCAAAGGAAGAAAACAAGCGATTTGTTGTGGTTGATGTAAAATACAAAAAGCCACTCAAAAGGCCTGTCACACTAGATGAGATGAAAAAGGAAAAAAAATTCAAAGACTGGGAACTATTACGCATATCAAGACTATCTGTAATGCCTGTTCCCAAACCAATTTGGGATGAAATACTAAAGAAATCTCAGAACTGA